In Plasmodium gaboni strain SY75 chromosome 8, whole genome shotgun sequence, the sequence ATGGAAGGATcaatgaaaaaaaaaaaaaaaaaaaaagaaaaaaaaaaaaaaaaattatattatatatatatatatatatatatatatatatatatatatgtactttatattttatattttttatttttttaataaagCTCTACGgctaaaaataaatataaaatgcgctatataaattattaacgacataattgtttatatataatatatattatatatatatatatatatatatatatatatatatatatatgcataatattatattatttttatttttttcatccatatataaatatatatatatattgagAACAGTGTTTAAAGGGTCTActaatattaaaataacaaaataaaaagaatattattaaacTTTTGTTATATGTTTGTTgttttacttttttttttttttataaagaatatcaccataattaatatttaaagattaatattattatatatatatatttatttatttatttgtatgtatttatattttatttattcattaaATCCTAcgtttttttttgtttcttaACACcttgaaaaataatatatatatatatatatatatatatatatatatatattaaatgtaattattgttgaatataaaatattataaatagTTATATTAccaaaaaataataataataataataataaaaagaacatatatatttataataaatatatatttaatattacatacatatataatatcattatgttatatattatatttatgtgcatataatatataatttatatgtataaaacataaatgatgtaatatataaataaatatatatatatatatatatatatatatatctttatatatttatatatttataattcaatatatgtgccttttttttttaaaatagttatatagttataaaaaaaaatatatgtaatgTTTAAAATGcttattataaaaaaatttcccttacataaaaatttgGTGGGGCCAagaaacatataaaataaaaaaagataggaagaaacaaaaaaagaaaaaaaattatatgtcCCTTGAAgtgtatacatatataatgaaaatacaCAATGTAAAGAGGAatcaatataaatatatattatatatatatatatatattttttttttttttttttttttttaaataatggCAAGCGACGAATCATCAGGTGATAATTTCTCATCTGGAGACGCTTTAAGCCACACCagtgaaaaaaaaaaaaataaaaaaaaaaataaaaaaaaaaaatatgatcAATATAAGAGGGACACGTCCTCTTTGTCTTCTTCACATTCTTCTTATATATCTAATGCCTCAAGGGTTAGAGATGAaagaaggaaaaaaaaaaaatacaaagaaaagaaaagatCATATCATAACAGAAATAGGgatgataattatattcatagtgataatgattatgatgatgatgataatcattatgtaaaaaaaaagaaacataaaaaagataaatataagaGTCCTAGTTGTTCATATAGTAGTGATAATTCCAGTGAAGGggagaaaaaaaaaaggaaacataaaaaagaaaagaaaagaaaagaaaaagataataaaagaGATACTAAAATTTTTGATgatgaaattaaaaataataaagaaaataatttgaCCGTGAAAGAActaaaaaaagaaagagAAAATTTAATGAGACaacattttaattataCTGATGAATGTAACCCATTTGGAGATAATACTTTATCAACTCCATTCGTTTggaaattaaaaaataaatatgaaaaaataaagaaccaaaaaaaaataaaattaacaACTAACAGCCTACTTGAAAATTGTGTATCTAAAATTAATGAGATCGAACAagttaaaaaaagaagagAAGATAGAGAAAAAGAAAGACAGATGATAGAAGATCATCGTTTGCAATTAGAGAAGcaaaaaaatcaaataaatataaaagaatatatggaaaaagaacatctctttttttttaatcaAGAAATACATTTCTCAAATAATAGGATTAAACATAAAGATATACAACCAATAGATATTTTTAGGACATCCATACAAATATTGAAAGGAGAAGAGCATATACAAAAAAGTGtagatattaataattacaCTATGCCCTTTAACAAAATATTAGAAGgtaaataatgataatatatatatatatatatatatatgtatgtatctatctatatatacaccccttttatattttttgtcatttttaatgatgatttaattcaaaaaaaagCACATTTGTTAGAACAGAATAAAAAGTGTGTTGAATTATGTTACTTTCTGAAACGATGgacaaataaatataattattttgttatattttaaagGGGTTCATcataattcatataaatatatgtatatatgtatgtatatatatgtatatatatatatatatatatatatttatttttatttttactgttaaccttttttttttttttttttttttttttatttttttttttttttttttttttttttttttttttttttttttttttttttttttttttttttttttttttttttttttttttttttttttttttcttttagGGCTAAGagaaaaagaattaataaaCTGCGAACgacaaataaaattatttcaGATGCATGATAAAATGTTTGACGAAGAAAAGTATGAAAATTTTTGGAATGCactattatttttttgtaaatattatttagaTAAGATCCAGTTAAAGGAAGAAgaaaacaataatatagatGACAATACTGACAATAAAATCGAATccttttttcttaataaaacatataatgaattaataacatatgaagataaaataaaaaaaaaaattcttatGGAAGAATCAACAGATAAAGATATGAATTATTGGAATAGGATATTGTTTAAAATACCATATTATAAatctaaatatatattgaaatGTTTTcaagaaaaattaaaaaaaaaattgaataAAATTGATAACACTAATGAACACCATGACAGgtacataaaaaataaaatatatatgtatatatatatatatatatatttatatattttttatatgtgCAATCTATTCACTTACTATTTAACCCTACCATTAAGGAATTAGTAAACTAAACGATTGctaaaataattatgactattttttttttttcaattattaaaattattttttttcattaattttaataaaaataaaaattgtttacaaatattaaatattaccatattatataaaaaaaaaaaaaaaaaaaaaaaaaacatatatatatatatatatatatattatatatttatttattctttcAGGGGACAAATAAAGACCTCAGAGAAAAAGATTAGTGTGGTCGAAGAGAAACAAGAAAGCTTACCCTACAAATGCGAGAGTCcaattttatatgatataaaatattttgagaaaaataaatatgagatagaaaatgtatataattcagaagaagaattaaaagaaaggaaaaaaatatatgaaaatattttgataaaatTGAAAGGAATGGAAGAAGAACAAGAAGAAGAACAAGAAGAAGATTTATCTATTCTTAGTTTTATTAAGGGagataataataaggaGATGGAACGAAATAATAAAGTTGATATTATGAATGATAATGATAGATATTCTCATTTAGAATGTGTTACAGAagattttaaaaataaagataatttaaataatttgtttaaggaagataaaaaaatttttgaTAGTTTTGTTCaaagagaaaaaaagaaaggaATAAAAGATGAAATAATCATGAAAGACATACCTcatcatattataaagaCAGCAACATTATTAAAGGATTCTTTATTTGTAGCAAGAAAAcctttatattttaatagAATAAAAACAAGTTTTGATTggaataaatataataaaacacATTATGATTATGAAAATACACCTCcgaaatatatttgtggttataaatttaatattttctatacaaatcttataaataaaaatcataAACCAACATGGAAATTGTATCCATCAAATGATGGTGATGACACGAAagttattattatatttcatgGGGGCATACCTTATTTAGATATAGcttttaaaattataaatgCAGAATGGTCTCtagataaaaataaaggattcagaaatatatttgatcGTGGAATCTtacaattatattttaattttaagaaaaaaagatacaggagataaaattataatatataaaaatatatatatatatatatatatatatatatatataatatatatataaatacctctttatatata encodes:
- a CDS encoding cactin-like protein, giving the protein MASDESSGDNFSSGDALSHTSEKKKNKKKNKKKKYDQYKRDTSSLSSSHSSYISNASRVRDERRKKKKYKEKKRSYHNRNRDDNYIHSDNDYDDDDNHYVKKKKHKKDKYKSPSCSYSSDNSSEGEKKKRKHKKEKKRKEKDNKRDTKIFDDEIKNNKENNLTVKELKKERENLMRQHFNYTDECNPFGDNTLSTPFVWKLKNKYEKIKNQKKIKLTTNSLLENCVSKINEIEQVKKRREDREKERQMIEDHRLQLEKQKNQINIKEYMEKEHLFFFNQEIHFSNNRIKHKDIQPIDIFRTSIQILKGEEHIQKSVDINNYTMPFNKILEGLREKELINCERQIKLFQMHDKMFDEEKYENFWNALLFFCKYYLDKIQLKEEENNNIDDNTDNKIESFFLNKTYNELITYEDKIKKKILMEESTDKDMNYWNRILFKIPYYKSKYILKCFQEKLKKKLNKIDNTNEHHDRGQIKTSEKKISVVEEKQESLPYKCESPILYDIKYFEKNKYEIENVYNSEEELKERKKIYENILIKLKGMEEEQEEEQEEDLSILSFIKGDNNKEMERNNKVDIMNDNDRYSHLECVTEDFKNKDNLNNLFKEDKKIFDSFVQREKKKGIKDEIIMKDIPHHIIKTATLLKDSLFVARKPLYFNRIKTSFDWNKYNKTHYDYENTPPKYICGYKFNIFYTNLINKNHKPTWKLYPSNDGDDTKVIIIFHGGIPYLDIAFKIINAEWSLDKNKGFRNIFDRGILQLYFNFKKKRYRR